The genomic segment aaggaaaatggACTGTCTTTGGGAAATATTGAGCAAAACATGATGTCAAGGTGGAACTTTGGTGACATTTACAGGAGATTATAATCTCAAAACTGTGACAGGTTCAGGATTTGTAATCACACTCAGCTGATTTCTGATATTGGTTTTGTGTCTCGACTTTTGGGACTTGGGGATTAAGGGAGTTATCACTGTAAATATTCAACTTGGGTGTGGAAGCAGGTATTGTCCTATCACCAGTCACACATACCTTTATTACGCATATTCAAATTTTGTTTTGTCCCACTAACTTTTTATTAAAGGCCATCAATGTAAAAGTAGAAACATGGATTTTATGATTAATAGACCACATCAATAAGAGgcatttgaaaaaacaacaaatattgtAAATTACAGTAGACACTGTAAATAAAGGTaaaaagcacaatgaaaaaGATGTTATccattttcttaaaaaaaaaacatattttctatttCACAATAACATAgaatttcattaaaaatgataaaatgcactctttgattcagtgttttaaaaaacataaaacataaaatctaAGCAGGGTGAAATGACACtgaaaaaagttcaaacaaaaactgaacatcatcatcttcataaatggaggatttgttgacaatgaaaacagaaaacctTAAATAACTACTTTTCCCCAACACGGCAAGGATTATTTTTATCGATTGCACTCTTGCCTTGATGACAACATCTGGTCTCAGAATATGGGGtccttttttgtttcagtttgcagtgattttttttatttgttattattctaaatatgaaaagaaaatcaaactatttttaaatttctgctCAGCCCTTTTTGaccagaaaaaaattaaaaacagctcgtatttcaatttaatcttttgtattaaaaaatcaaatcaaataactactccttttttgtttttcaatactGAAAAGAAAATCGAGTGACCAAAAGATACACAGAGTGAGTGTCctctcatgttttgttttgtactgcagacaataaaaactattaaaacaattGTGTTACAGTGGGAGCAGCCACTATATCAACATTGAGCATGTTTCCTTAATGTCTGATGATATATCATGGTCATTTTATGAGTTTGTAAAgtaatatattacatattgcaCCTTTATACTTTACTAAAGGACTGTCAACATCCTTTTGCCATAAATCAACCTACGTAGAAGCAGCAGCATCTGTGTGGATTTGGATTAACGgatttgttttttggttgtatTAACATTGTTTAATGAACAGTCTAACCTTTACTCAAGGCTGTGACAATACAATAGATATGCAGATGACAAAGCAGCTAGAGAACGTATATAAAGACTGTGCAAGACTTTCCAAGACATCCTACCTGCTGTTGTAAGTACAACTTCAACAAGGTAAGGGTTTCATTGTCTGCATTTACTGCATCAGTTTTACAGAAGACTCTCAATCTACTCAtcattatattttgtatttgattgatttatttttgtgtatttttgattTCTGATCTTTACCCAGATGGCATCCAGTCTTTACATCATTGTGCTCCTCTGTCTGACCAGTGTACTGGGGGCTGAAGCAATTGTAAGTAATATTTCTTACAACaacatagtttttatttttaatacattagtTACAGCTTCTAACATTAACCTTTCATACTATGACAGTTCtacaaaacaatttaaaaaaaaatcttaatttgcTAGTCTTCGGGTGGGTATTTAGAAATGTTAAGTGCTAGTAAAGCATAAGACTGAAAACCCACTGAACAGTTCAGAAAAGCTTATTTGggtaaaattattattattaatcaattTGACACTCAACTATAAATTCAAAAACTATGCTGTGGGTATCTAACATGGATTCTGTTTGTCAAAGCAAAGAGGAAGTCAggctgctgaagcctcattttaACTTAACTAAACTTAAGAATGAATTATTGCATGAAGCAAGTACTGGATTTTTgtctccatcacttacattgaaaatCTCTTTGCAGCCAGTACAGACAAGTGACAAGATTACAgtgaaaaataatcatttcaatGTGCATTACAGTTCTTCCAAGTTTAGTAAATCTCTAATATTGTGTTCTTTATATTCCACAGGCAAAATGTACAAAACCAGGTTggtacttctttttcttcctgacTGCAGCCAGAgttaacatttaaaagatgCCTGTTGGACAGCTGTTAATAAAACAGGCTTTTCTGGGGGACAAGATTTATAGGCTAGTTTCTCAATTAATTTTCACAAGCTGCAGACATGGAGAACTACCTCCTTCTTAGTCAGTGGTAGAGAGTAACTAAGTACAattacttaaagctgcagtctaGCTATGTGAAAAAAGTGGAAATTTGAATGAGTACAGCCTCCAAGTCCCTCCTCCTTCcgctctgctgctgcagtcctgCCTTCTAAGCCACTCCCCACAGAGGAACCTGCTGTGACTatttcaaagaagaagaagagaaaatgaagtTATCAAACTTGGTAGTTATGTTGTCCAAGGAGAGGCGTTCTGCCAAATGTGCTGTCCTGTGCACCAAGAcgtccaaaacaaaaacagaggcACTGGTGTATATGGACACCAGGGATTAATATCTTCCCCGAAAATAAGACTTACATAAATCCCGGAAAATCAATGTTTTTCAGAAAGGCAGAAAGGCATAACATTAGCCTTGTCCCTTGTCATTTTCAGTAACACTAAATTCAACAAGGAGACACTAGCCtatgcatatatgggttcccGATCTGACcttgtttgtgtacattttttgtcattataaagacaaaagaacacaatttatgtccattgaataggctataggcttaccCTCAGTTTGCATCTAGCGTGCACTTCGTTACATCTGCTGCAATATATTTCAgcaatgttctgtgtttttttatttttaaacaatgtCCCGTTTCCAACCATAACATTTCCCGGGAATCGGGAAATTATTTTGATTGGATTAAACGCTAATGAACATGCAGATGGCTTGGAGAACATGAGCAATAAGGTTTATCCATTTTGCAAAAAGAACTGGAGTTAAGCAACAGTTTGCTCAATTACATTTTGGTACGCTCTGTTTCAACTGTGCGATTCCCTCACGAGAAGAGACCAAAATTTCTGACATGTCAGAAATTCTTCAGATTGCCGTTTGGGACTTGTTAATCGCTTCTCGTTACTCCCTGTAAAGCAGGCGCTGCACGGGGGAGGCGCACTGCTAAGTAAGAGCATGCACCTTGTGGTGGAGGGGGGCTGCCAGCAGCATGTGTACAGCGTCATTGACACTCCTGcgggctctgattggttgttttgaCTCAGGAGCAGTGGATTCTTGTTAATCATTTTACGACCATTGGGTGGACCCAGACAGTGGACTTGGTCGTAGCTTATCTGTATCTTATTCTACTGTCAGATCACAATGACAATTTTAACAAATATAACACAAGAATAGTTACAGACGGCAGCTTTAAGGACTGTaattaagtacaattttgagttaGACTACTTGCATTTAGTATCACACCCGGAACAATATGATCCCCTGAGCGGAATCATtcagaattgaaaaaaaaaaaaaatagattgatACTGTACTAATAATGTATTTCTTATCTAGGACAAATTAATATTTAGATCATATTTATTCATCCTCTAACATCACAGTTGTGTTATAGGGCATTGTTGTGAGAAGTGCCCCGCTGGATGGACTGAAGTTGACTCTCGCTGCTTCATGTTTAACTTTGCTGAGAAGGACTGGTCTGATGCTGAGGTACAACAATAATACAGTGGcattgtatttatgtatttatatatactctaaaaatgtgttttcaagaATTATTCAGACAAAGAATCCCAAGTTTAAAGTTGTTTACATATaacaataattcatattttcatggCCCCTCACTTTGTGTCCCCTCCTTAGAAAACTTGCATTGCACTCGGTGGAAATCTGGCTTCAATCAGAACAGTTGAGGATTACAATACCCTCAGAGAGATGGTTAATAGAGCAACAGGCTCAGACAAAAACACTTGGCTTGGAGGCTATGATGCAGTTAAGGTGAGTGATTTACCAATAAATAAGATCTCTATATTTTGTACATACATTTTGTTGCTGCCTAAAACAGTTGAACTGCTAGACATACATGGATGTTTTGGGGTGCTCAAAATGTTGAcaaattacatttgaaatacACTGATACACAAATGATCATTTCAGGAGGGTGCATGGAAGTGGAGTGATGGCTCAAAGTTTGAATTCAGTGGCTGGTTCAAAGGGGAGCCAAACAATGCTAGAGGAACAGAACACTGTATGGAGATGAACAGTAGAGGTAAAAAGAATCCTTGTCTGTTGTCCTCTTAACGAAATCTGCTAATAATAACCATGACaatttgttatttattcatcacaTAACTTAAGACAGTCTGGAAAAAGGAGAATGTCAAACAGGACTGTAGCCTCTGAAGTGTTTGTCTGATGATTGCTCTTCTTTGATCCTCTTCTTACAGAACGGGACTACGTCAACGACATGACGTGTACTGAGTTGAGATCTTTCGTTTGTGCCATGGACACAATATCTGAGGatcaaaaataaagacatgatgaagatgatgtcacaCCTTCAGTGATGATGTGACTTCATAGGGATGTTAGGCCTCGATAACATCAGTACCTGAAAGCCAATAACGGTCCTACTTATGTTTTTTGATCAATAAACAGATGCATCttcttcaaataaaataaaatgaaataaaaattgtAACCTAACCACAATGCTTctcctttattctttattcCATGCCTCACAAGGAtcatggggggggggttcatttAATTCCTTATTGATATTTTGGTTTGCTACTTTGGATAACCTGTAACATCTTTGTTAAGAGTAAATATGCTAAATCGCTTGTTAAAAGTATTGAGCAACCGACCATCAATTTGCTTTAATTTAACTGACCCGCTTGCCTGTGCAGCCACATGGTTTATGTTGCGTCCAAGTCTTGTTGGAAAAACCAATATCAAACATCTGTCCTgtgaaaatttaaatttttgGTAAAATGTGAATTTTCTATGATTGCTGAGGCATTGACATGAGACTTTTAGGAGGCACGGAGCACTGATGTTGAATCAATAAGATGTTggacaataataatttatagcCTGAGACTGTTAAACATTCTGCcatgttcagcttttttttcaaattctggTTGATTTTGAGATGTCACAGATGACATGAATTCAACAGAAATTGACCTTTACATATATATTCTTTATCCTGATATAATATCAATCTGCTCTGATTAGcctaatgtatttatttatttaccagcCTAAATAGTCCATATCCTAGTAATGTCAATACTGTGAGTCTTTTGCAACAGGGCATCATTTGCCTGTTTAGGAATTTTCCTGCTTGTGTTCTTCAGATGTGACAGCACATGCTTTTGAAACACTTCCACCCTTTCAGCTCTCTGGAAGACAACATTAATTCAGCCTCCACTTTGACTAATCACACCAGACTcgcaagaaagaaaaagaaaaagcaatccCCCTAGTGGCACCTCCAGCAGCTGGGTGGTGAAGTAGGCATATCAGCTGTATGCTTGGCCAGTAGGTGATAGTTGAGACTCGATGTACTTCTGTGGTGAATCAGTTCACATCgacaatgaatgaaaataacttTGGTCTTGTGGATAGAATATCTGGCAGGgcattgaagctgaatttgtcgTTATTAAGACCCTTTTCTTTAGGATCCATATCTGCTTGTCATTCAAAACATTACTGCTGCATTACTTCCTTATCTCCCAAACTACGAGCCAGGACAAGGGTCAAACACAACATGTGCGCGTTAATTGTGCGTTAAAAACTTGCGCAGTTAAAATGAATGATCTGCCTGTATTATGGATGTTTTGAACCACATTCACAATTGTGCTTTGTTAACTTGATGTTGATGTGCATCCAGGAAAAattcaatgaaaaaatatttgtagAAAGAAATATGTTCTGTGCACTTGTGACAACCGTTCCCATAGTGGGGCTGGTAGTCACGCACTATAGGTTTACTTGAGTGGGGCTTGGCAGttgaggatggaaggagaggcTGATGGAGCGAAATACATGATAGAGTACCACAACCACAATGTTACTATACCAGATGCATGAAAATACATGATAGGGTACCACAACCACAATGTTACTATACCAGATGCACGAAAATACATGATAGGGTACCAAAACCATGTGTTTCTATATCAGATGCAAGAAAATACATGATAATGTACCAGAACCATGTGTTACTATACCCGATGCACGAAAATACATGATAAGGTACCAGGATCACATGTTAGTATACCAGGTGCATGAAAATACATAATAGGGTACCAGGACCACAATGTTTATTTACACACAAAGTTTATTTCAAGGACAAAGACTGTTGCACACTGCTCCATAAATCAAATTTCCACCCGAAAAACACACGTACAGGGATCTGATAAAATTGCAGTTGATACGCTTCCACAGAATCTGCACCTTCCCGGAGCATGTGGAGGAGGCCACCAGCACCCTTTTTAGGGCATTGAGGTCTAGTGGGTTACTCGAAGCGCTTCCTTAGAAGCAACAAGGAGGAGGTCAATAGAACCCTCACCCAGTATAACAATGTTAGAACATGGCCGTCTGGCCCGACCCTCGTCCCCATGATAATAACTTACTCTTGAGGGTCACACTAGATTTTGAAGACTCTTCAGTCAAACTTCCAAGGGGCAAGGGAGGGTTGGGATGTGCTTGAGGTGTGCCACCTCCATCGAAGCATGTAatctctctagagccagtgttaaCCTTTTGGGCGGTGTAAGATGCTCTGTGGAAGAAGACCCACTCCTTGTGCAGATACAAAGGGCTCATTGTAATGTGATGAaaacacaattcttattttcatgcgATTATGCACTAATTTAAATATACTTGTGaacataacatttaaattctgccaagtccattctACTACATGCCACTGAATTctgcacactgcacctttaaagtatGCATGTCATTGAACAAGCAACATCTCAACAGAGCTCTAGAATCTTAGAGACATAGATGTGTAATTTATTTGGTGAGGCAAGaacaaggaaaaataaaaaataaaatggactGTCTTTGGGAAATATTGAGCAAAACATGATGTCAAGGTGGAACTTTGGTGACATTTACAGGAGATTATAATCTCAAAACTGTGACAGGTTCAGGATTTGTAATCACACTCAGCTGATTTCTGATATTGGTTTTGTGTCTCGACTTTTGGGAGTTGGGGATTAAGGGAGTTATCACTGTAAATATTCAACTTGGGTGTGGAAGCAGGTATTGTCCTATCACCAGTTACACATACCTTTATTACACATATTCAAATTTTGTTTTGTCCCACTAACTTTTTATTAAAGGCCATCAATGTAAAAGTAGAATCATGGATTTTATGATTAATAGACCACATCAATAAGAGgcatttgaaaaaacaacaaatattgtAAATTACAATAGACACTGTAAATAAAGGTAAAAAGCACATTGAAAAAGATGTTATccattttcttaaaaaaaaacatatcttcTATTCCACAATAACATAGAATTTCATTAAAAGTGTTGTAAAAaccattaaacattaaatctaAACAGGGTGAAATGACACTGAAAAAGctcaaacaaaaactgaacatcatcatcttcataaatggaggatttgttgacaatgaaaaaagaaataaataactaCTTTTCCCCAACACGGCAAGGATCATTTTTATCGATTGCACTCTTGCCTTGATGACAACATCTGGTCTCAGAATATGGGgtccttttttgtttctgtttgcagtgatttttttttaaatgtattattctaagtatgaaaagaaaatcaaactatGTTTAAATTTCTGCTCAGCCCTTTTTgaccagaaaaaaaataaaaacagcttgtatttaaatgtaatcttttgtattaaaaaatcaaatcaaacaactactccttttttgtttttcaatactGAAAAGAAAATCGAGTGACCAAAAGATACACAGAGTGAGTGTCctctcatgttttgttttgtactgcagacaataaaaactattaaaacaattGTGTTACAGTGGGAGCAGCCACTATATCAACATTGAGAATGTTTCCTTAATGTCTGATGATATATCATGGTCATTTTATGAGTTTGTAAAgtaatatattacatattgcaCCTTTATACTTTAAAGGACTGTCAACATCCTTTTGCCATAAATCAACCCTAGGAAACATCACgcagaagcagcagcatctGTGTGGATTTGGAttaacagatttgttttttggttgtatTAACATTGTTTAATGAACAGTCTAACCTTTACTCAAGGCTGTGGCAATACAATAGATCTGCAGATGACAAAGCAGCTAGAGAACGTATATAAAGACTGTGCAAGACTTTCCAAGACATCCTAGCTGCTGTTGTAAGTGCAACTTCAACAAGGTACGGGTTTCATTGTCTGCATTTACTGCATCAGTTTTACAGAAGACTCTCAATCTACTCAtcattatattttgtatttcattgatttatttttgtgtatttttgattTCTGATCTTTACCCAGATGGCATCCAGGCTTTACATCATTGTGCTCCTCTGTCTGACCAGTGGACTGGGGGCTGAAGCAATTGTAAGTAATATTTCTTATAGCaacatagtttttatttttaatatattagtTACAGCTTCTAACATTAACCTTTCATACTATGTATAAGAGTTCTAcaaaaccatttaaaaaaaatcttaatttgc from the Scomber japonicus isolate fScoJap1 chromosome 4, fScoJap1.pri, whole genome shotgun sequence genome contains:
- the LOC128357554 gene encoding galactose-specific lectin nattectin-like, with the translated sequence MAVWPTLVPMMASSLYIIVLLCLTSVLGAEAICPAGWTEVDSRCFMFNFAEKDWSDAEKTCIALGGNLASIRTVEDYNTLREMVNRATGSDKNTWLGGYDAVKEGAWKWSDGSKFEFSGWFKGEPNNARGTEHCMEMNSRERDYVNDMTCTELRSFVCAMDTISEDQK